In Oryzias melastigma strain HK-1 linkage group LG14, ASM292280v2, whole genome shotgun sequence, the DNA window GCAGCAGCACCGCCTGGATGTTGGGCAGCACGCCGCCCTGAGCGATGGTGACTCTCCCCAGCAGCTTGTTGAGCTCCTCGTCGTTGCGGACGGCCAGCTGCAGATGTCGGGGGATGATCCTGGTCTTCTTGTTGTCGCGGGCGGCGTTTCCGGCCAGCTCCAGGATCTCAGCGGTCAGATACTCGAGCACGG includes these proteins:
- the LOC112138076 gene encoding histone H2A-like; amino-acid sequence: MSGRGKTGGKARAKAKSRSSRAGLQFPVGRVHRLLRKGNYAERVGAGAPVYLAAVLEYLTAEILELAGNAARDNKKTRIIPRHLQLAVRNDEELNKLLGRVTIAQGGVLPNIQAVLLPKKTEKAK